The proteins below are encoded in one region of Naumovozyma castellii chromosome 6, complete genome:
- the SAS2 gene encoding histone acetyltransferase (ancestral locus Anc_2.410) produces the protein MESRRVSKKRLGLHEKTSKNVAKRRKGKGKGKDDSNTSDENLYGILNERNIKDVQFGMDKRFLTWYGSNVYFDNETEQLGIKDNGNSNTDSKDKQSTDVHSLTGKTRFWLDTLFVCEYCFKYSENEENFRLHAERCRHKHSAPGRIKYKSPQYTIRRVRGYKHTLFCQCLCLFTKLFLDNKSMYFKVNHYDFYILYETTTDLSMKNKPLGFFSKDLVSYDQNNLACILIFPPYQRRRLGSLLIEFSYKLSKLDDIISGPELPLSPFGLIGYLKYWSQIISWELTEGELCDFDSVTLEDISKVTGLRINDIIMTLKHLECIGEENRIYLDKLRRWLKTHERTFMIEDQYLLLDD, from the coding sequence ATGGAATCTCGACGGGTGTCAAAGAAGAGACTAGGGTTACATGAAAAAACTTCAAAGAATGTGGCCAAACGTAGGAAAGGTAAAGGGAAGGGCAAAGATGATTCTAATACTTCTGATGAAAACCTGTACGGTATTTtaaatgaaagaaatatcaaGGACGTTCAGTTTGGTATGGATAAAAGATTTCTAACCTGGTACGGAAGCAATgtatattttgataatgaaacagAACAGTTGGGAATAAAGGATAATGGGAACAGCAATACTGATTCCAAAGACAAACAAAGTACTGATGTACATTCATTAACAGGTAAAACCAGATTTTGGCTTGACACTTTATTTGTGTGTGAATATTGCTTCAAGTATTCAGAGAATGAGGAAAATTTTAGATTACATGCTGAACGATGTCGACACAAACATTCTGCTCCTGGGAGAATCAAATATAAGAGTCCCCAATACACGATACGAAGGGTAAGAGGATATAAACATACTCTTTTTTGTCAATGTCTTTGTCTTTTCACGAAACTCTTTCTCGACAATAAATCGATGTACTTCAAAGTAAATCATTACGATTTCTACATTCTTTATGAAACCACAACCGACCTTTCAATGAAGAATAAACCTTTGGGATTTTTTTCGAAAGATCTAGTGTCCTATGACCAGAATAATTTAGCATGTATCTTGATATTTCCGCCATATCAAAGACGAAGATTAGGGTCTCTATTAATTGAATTCTCATAtaaattatccaaattagatgatattatttcaGGACCTGAGTTACCACTATCTCCGTTTGGTCTTATTGGATATTTAAAGTACTGGTCTCAAATTATCTCATGGGAATTAACAGAAGGTGAATTATGTGACTTTGATTCTGTCACTCTGGAAGATATATCTAAAGTGACTGGTTTAAGGATAAACGATATCATCATGACATTGAAACATCTGGAGTGCATTGGTGAGGAGAATCGGATATACTTGGATAAACTAAGACGTTGGTTG
- the POM152 gene encoding Pom152p (ancestral locus Anc_2.406), with amino-acid sequence MENRYNIFNDTPRGDHWIGASPGRTRSQRSTSPSQSEATIRSRLFTPETYNDEKQRNKDAYTTEKKFPTKDLLYNKDTNIDVSKLPLISTEVIEVSKQRSLTVLFFVLIQCYKLYDLILLKSNLPVTGLLFKNSRFNFVTKYIVIDSLFFFILPNFNIPKLTFRKWIVYLQVIIMASITIFLSTEHEFIFISLIIANWRKLYAKELSVTGSSVNHHRLIDSSTHFKGALTIKILPENTAMLNPLHDSFCLPMDTSLMPISSVNVPIRLNSTSEIKLIQLEYRDLYSNMIELRNLTRNDFATIDDPTTLISKDKNLLLSDSDKGTTIRYLNLPLNDIGFYQIKKIIDSKGLSLKIFKSHLIVPHCPIASVSGDTIKDKCVGDSDAIIIELQGVPPMTLEYSKLINDQKSTFTDSNLQPEYFHSPLQGNTKKSVFTNSEISDLQWGRSHPVKIDLKSLIKVQGQYTYKVDKLIDSLGNVMDFSALSEELLTKFEVAYKFYSHGIPKASLRDDFDAKSPTKRSIIIDFENSNDWKNDIPYEAALAFTNSQGKKEVLKNVSTNSLSYKFAAELPGAYHLENVNSNFCPGVVVGKTDVLVTKQIPPTLEVKSSPIIDQCVGQVGLNFALNFNGVPPYYYVAKIYKIDSENKKEKKLYDTKRFTSNGARNQYNFNPTSEGDYEIVFDQLSNNLFREPISLQPSEDYTFRTSMRVKPSASVKLRNQIELCLGDQTDIPIVFKGEAPFTLSYDILETSSNRKTEFKLDNIMSNEYKIKTSSFNVGGDYILSLVSVKDASGCSVGLSEPDARIKVRRDIPSASFNLFENVNEVEIKQGSTAEIPIKLAGEGPFLLSYEHLDFDGNFIGKHETSFPSNYKPVLQVRKEGLYKLTGMKDSSCKGSIQSDDSYFKVTFLGKPSFVVQENNKVSKLSKFTFQKEEVCQDTETVVDLALSGSPPFILKYDILSPSGELFTNKIQVATKYATLKFPNMEPGEYIATIKGLYDANYNEEDMKTTNYLGLDVIVKQYVHALPQVLFNEQGKMYRACSTNTDDIALLEPIGLNFPRGQGPFSLTFSIYHESTSRADQVTLDEVTESNFPFQKLYENLKLGNHQVVLEKVVDSNGCVNDLIGAEGNQVSISITDAPKMHLLEPTAAYCVGDYVTYQLNGVAPFTIRYEFNGVQLRSKEHSSQFVRLASEAGTIMINSLQDSTSLCMVNFTKSGMETEFQKLQLDIHPIPSVTVSQGDYQIEDIHEGDQAEVVFSFEGTPPFSLTYVRTEDKDGNGSKKRSRVVETHKVTDIYDYEYRVATSLQGTYEAIEVSDAFCFAKNDAFFTT; translated from the coding sequence ATGGAAAATagatataatatattcaacGATACACCTCGAGGAGATCATTGGATAGGAGCCAGTCCGGGGAGGACTCGTTCTCAACGATCAACCTCACCTTCACAATCGGAAGCTACGATACGTTCGCGACTGTTCACACCTGAGACATATAATGACGAGAAACAACGCAATAAGGATGCCTATACAACCGAGAAGAAATTCCCTACTAAAGATCTTTTATACAATAAAGATACTAACATAGACGTTAGTAAACTTCCACTTATATCAACCGAAGTGATTGAAGTCTCCAAACAAAGATCATTGactgttttgttttttgttCTAATTCAGTGCTACAAATTATATGatttgatattattaaaatccAACCTACCTGTTACAGGCTTATTGTTCAAGAACTCACGTTTTAACTTCGTTACTAaatatattgttattgactcgttattttttttcatcttgCCTAACTTCAATATTCCAAAGTTGACGTTTAGGAAATGGATTGTATATTTACAAGTAATTATAATGGCCTCAATAACAATTTTCCTCTCCACAGAACATGAATTTATCTTTATCTCATTAATTATTGCTAATTGGAGGAAACTATATGCAAAGGAATTGAGTGTGACAGGATCCTCAGTGAACCACCATCGGTTAATAGATTCATCGACACATTTTAAAGGTGCATTAACTATCAAGATCCTACCTGAGAATACGGCTATGTTGAATCCTTTACATGATTCTTTTTGTCTCCCTATGGACACGTCATTAATGCCCATCAGTTCTGTTAACGTGCCAATTAGACTAAATTCTACATCGGAAATCAAACTAATTCAATTGGAATACAGAGATTTATACTCTAATATGATTGAATTGAGAAATTTAACAAGAAATGATTTTGCTACCATTGATGATCCCACAACACTAATTTCCAAGGATAAGAACTTACTATTGTCTGATTCTGATAAAGGTACTACTATTCGctatttgaatttaccTTTAAATGACATTGGGTTTtatcaaatcaaaaaaattattgattcCAAGGGCTTATCTTTAAAGATATTCAAGTCGCATTTGATTGTCCCACATTGTCCAATTGCATCAGTTTCCGGTGATACAATCAAGGATAAATGTGTTGGTGATTCTGatgctattattattgaattgcAAGGTGTTCCTCCAATGACCCTGGAATACTCGAAACTAATTAATGATCAAAAGTCAACTTTCACAGATTCTAACTTGCAACCTGAATATTTCCATTCACCATTGCAAGGAAATACAAAGAAATCTGTGTTTACCAACTCAGAAATTTCTGATCTACAATGGGGACGTAGCCATCCAGTTAAAATTGATCTAAAATCCCTAATTAAAGTGCAAGGACAATATACTTACAAAGTCGACAAATTAATCGATAGTTTAGGAAATGTGATGGATTTTTCGGCATTATCAGAGGAACTTTTGACCAAATTTGAAGTTGCTTATAAGTTTTATTCTCATGGAATCCCAAAAGCATCACTGAGGGATGACTTTGATGCCAAATCTCCTACTAAGAGATCCATCATTATCGATTTCGAAAATTCGAATGATTGGAAGAACGATATTCCCTACGAAGCAGCTCTCGCCTTCACAAACTCCCAAGGTAAGAAGGAGGTCTTGAAGAACGTTAGCACAAATTCCTTGTCTTATAAGTTTGCAGCTGAATTACCTGGTGCTTACCATTTGGAAAACGTAAACTCTAATTTCTGTCCaggtgttgttgttggtaaGACAGATGTTTTAGTAACAAAGCAGATTCCACCAACCTTAGAAGTTAAGTCTTCCCCTATCATTGACCAATGTGTGGGACAAGTCGGATTAAACTTTGCATTGAATTTTAATGGTGTTCCGCCATATTATTATGTGGCTAAGatttataaaattgattcagaaaataaaaaggaGAAAAAACTTTATGACACTAAGAGGTTTACATCCAACGGAGCAAGAAACCAGTATAATTTCAACCCGACTTCAGAAGGTGATTATGAAATTGTTTTTGACCAATTATCTAACAATTTATTTAGAGAACCAATATCTTTGCAACCCTCCGAGGATTACACATTCAGAACATCAATGAGGGTGAAACCAAGTGCATCCGTGAAGCTAAGAAATCAAATTGAGTTATGTTTAGGTGATCAAACTGATATCCCAATTGTTTTTAAGGGAGAAGCACCATTCACCCTAAGTTATGATATCCTAGAAACGTCATCTAACAGGAAAACTGAGTTTAAACTGGACAATATTATGTCCaatgaatataaaattaaaacGTCTTCATTCAATGTCGGTGGAGATTATATTTTATCTCTAGTTTCAGTGAAAGATGCTTCCGGTTGTTCAGTTGGTTTGAGTGAACCTGATGCAAGGATTAAAGTTAGAAGAGATATTCCATCAGCATCgtttaatttatttgaaaatgtaaATGAAGTTGAAATTAAACAAGGTTCTACTGCAGAAATTCCAATTAAGCTAGCTGGTGAAGGTCCATTCTTGTTGTCCTATGAACATTTGGATTTTGATGGCAATTTTATCGGGAAGCATGAAACATCCTTTCCTTCAAACTATAAACCTGTATTACAAGTTCGTAAAGAAGGTCTATATAAGTTGACAGGAATGAAAGATTCGAGCTGTAAAGGTAGCATACAAAGTGACGACAGTTATTTCAAGGTTACGTTCTTAGGAAAGCCTTCATTTGTtgttcaagaaaataataaggTTAGTAAGTTGTCAAAATTTACTTtccaaaaagaagaagtcTGTCAAGATACTGAAACTGTAGTCGATTTAGCACTATCTGGATCGCCACCTTTTATACTAAAATATGATATTCTATCTCCAAGCGGCGAATTATTTACCAACAAGATCCAAGTTGCTACTAAATATGCtactttgaaatttcctAACATGGAACCAGGTGAATACATTGCTACTATTAAGGGATTGTATGATGCAAATTACAACGAAGAAGATATGAAAACAACAAACTATCTTGGATTAGATGTTATTGTTAAACAATATGTACATGCATTGCCACAGGTTTTGTTCAATGAACAAGGGAAGATGTATAGAGCGTGTTCAACCAATACTGATGATATAGCACTATTGGAGCCAATAGGATTGAATTTCCCACGTGGACAAGGCCCATTTTCATTGACATTTAGTATATACCATGAAAGTACGAGTAGGGCAGATCAGGTAACATTGGATGAAGTCACAGAAAGTAATTTCCCCTTCCAAAAGTTATATGAGAATCTCAAATTAGGAAACCATCAAGTGGTACTCGAAAAAGTAGTCGATTCAAACGGATGTGTAAATGATCTAATTGGTGCAGAAGGAAACCAGGTTTCCATTTCAATTACTGATGCTCCAAAAATGCACTTACTGGAACCAACCGCGGCTTATTGTGTTGGTGATTATGTTACATATCAATTGAATGGGGTTGCACCATTTACTATAAGATATGAATTCAATGGAGTTCAATTGAGATCAAAAGAGCATAGTTCTCAGTTTGTCAGATTAGCTTCAGAAGCTGGTACAATCATGATAAACTCATTGCAAGATTCGACATCTCTATGCATGGTTAACTTTACGAAGTCGGGCATGGAAACAGAGTTTCAAAAACTGCAACTAGATATCCATCCTATTCCATCGGTTACCGTTTCACAAGGTGATTATCAAATAGAGGATATTCATGAAGGTGACCAAGCTGAGGTGGTATTTAGCTTTGAAGGTACACCTCCATTTTCTCTGACTTATGTAAGAACCGAGGATAAAGACGGCAATGGTTCTAAGAAAAGATCACGGGTGGTAGAAACCCATAAGGTGACAGATATCTATGACTATGAGTATAGAGTTGCTACATCTCTCCAGGGGACTTACGAGGCAATTGAAGTATCAGATGCTTTCTGTTTCGCCAAAAATGATGCATTTTTCACCACTTAA
- the DPI35 gene encoding Dpi35p (ancestral locus Anc_2.404): MTFPKKIPVTQWSTQLKTRLPKIITFDAYNTLYTTTLPVLQQYCIVAQKYGITANVQELSHKFPTTFKELNATYPNYGKKSGITPEQWWGCLIREIFKPNMTPVGMIDEILQRFEGFDAYVVYPDLIEFLKMVKAEHPEIILAVISNTDTIAYKLMQNVGLLKFFKNYVYLSYEVNAKKPNQEMFDYVLDDIVKRNPNLLNEGSIMDLKRSCWHVGDELHNDMIGAYDSGWNGVLLDRINKSGYLSMSFANIIKDEEALTRDKFETNSVVAWKMSMNQSDTTQVNDREYVVPNFIVLEKVLFKERKNETQ; encoded by the coding sequence ATGacttttccaaagaagataCCTGTCACCCAATGGAGCACACAACTTAAGACTCGTTTACCTAAGATAATTACATTTGATGCTTACAACACCTTATATACTACAACATTGCCTGTGCTTCAACAGTATTGTATAGTTGCCCAGAAATATGGAATAACAGCAAATGTTCAAGAATTAAGTCATAAGTTCCCCACTACTTTCAAAGAGTTGAATGCCACATATCCAAATTATGGGAAGAAGTCTGGTATAACTCCCGAGCAATGGTGGGGATGTTTGATAAGGGAGATATTCAAGCCTAATATGACTCCTGTTGGGATGATTgatgaaattcttcaacGATTCGAAGGTTTCGATGCCTATGTTGTTTATCCTGATCTCATAGAATTTCTGAAGATGGTCAAAGCTGAACACCCTGAAATCATATTGGCAGTTATAAGCAACACCGACACAATAGCTTATAAGTTGATGCAAAATGTTGGACTtctcaaattcttcaaaaactACGTGTATCTATCTTATGAAGTGAACGCTAAGAAACCTAATCAGGAGATGTTTGATTATGTTCTCGATGATATTGTGAAAAGAAATCCTAACTTACTTAATGAAGGATCCATTAtggatttgaaaagaagttGCTGGCATGTTGGTGATGAACTCCATAATGACATGATTGGAGCATATGATTCTGGCTGGAATGGTGTCTTGCTTGATAGAATAAATAAGTCTGGATATCTTTCGATGTCGTTTGCcaatataataaaagatgaagaggcTTTAACTAGAGacaaatttgaaaccaatTCAGTAGTAGCTTGGAAAATGAGTATGAATCAATCAGATACTACTCAAGTTAATGATCGAGAATATGTTGTGCCAAATTTTATTGTCTTAGAAAAGGTACTTTTCAAGGAACGAAAGAACGAAACCCAATGA
- the RRB1 gene encoding ribosome biosynthesis protein RRB1 (ancestral locus Anc_2.401) — protein sequence MAKRSIENDEDDRVVSARIDIQNAHPARSSNEDDTNMIGDEEGQFSDDFESDEEIIEVDDEEDEDPELKKQKAEELIAQDTQADETTNQGQELYLPHLSRPLGPDEVLEADPSVYEMLHNVNVPWPCMTLDIIPDNLGSERRNYPQSLLMATATQASRKKENELMVLSLSNLVKTLVKDDEEEEEEDVDNEDDRDDSDPIIENENIPLRDTTNRLKISPFASSKEEVLAATMSENGEVYIFDLGPQSKAFSTPGYKVPKAAKRPIHTVKNHGNVEGYALDWSPLTKTGALLTGDCSGQIYFTQRHTSKWITDKQPFTVANNQSIEDIQWSRTESTVFASAGCDGYIRIWDTRSKKHKPAISVKASNTDVNVISWSEKLGYLLASGDDNGTWGVWDLRQFSPENAGSVQPVAQYDFHKGAITSISFNPLDESIIAVGSEDNTVTLWDLSVEADDEEIKQQAAETKELQQIPPQLLFVHWQKEVKDVKWHKQIPGCLVSTGTDGLNIWKTISV from the coding sequence ATGGCCAAGAgatccattgaaaatgatgaagacgatAGAGTCGTTTCTGCAAGAATTGATATCCAGAATGCTCACCCTGCTAGATCTTCCAATGAAGATGACACTAATATGATTGGTGATGAGGAAGGACAATTCAGCgatgattttgaaagtGATGAGGAAATCATCGAAGTggacgatgaagaagatgaagatccagaattaaaaaaacaaaaggCAGAAGAACTAATAGCCCAAGATACTCAAGCCGATGAAACTACCAATCAAGGTCAAGAGTTGTATCTACCCCATTTATCTCGTCCACTTGGACCAGATGAAGTTCTCGAGGCTGACCCTTCGGTTTATGAAATGTTGCATAATGTGAATGTCCCATGGCCTTGTATGACTTTAGATATTATCCCAGATAATTTAGGATCTGAACGTAGAAATTATCCGCAATCACTTTTAATGGCTACTGCCACTCAAGCATCCagaaagaaggaaaatgaattaatggTTTTAAgtctttccaatttggttAAAACTTTAGTgaaagatgatgaggaagaagaagaggaagatgttgacaatgaagatgatCGTGATGATTCTGATCctatcattgaaaatgaaaatattccattaaGAGACACCACTAATAGATTAAAAATATCACCATTTGCATCTtctaaagaagaagtttTAGCTGCCACCATGAGCGAAAATGGTGAGGTCTATATCTTCGATTTAGGTCCACAAAGTAAGGCATTTTCCACGCCTGGTTATAAAGTTCCAAAAGCTGCAAAAAGGCCAATCCATACCGTTAAAAACCATGGTAATGTTGAAGGTTATGCACTAGATTGGTCACCATTGACTAAAACCGGCGCCTTATTAACCGGTGATTGTTCTGgtcaaatatatttcacACAAAGACATACTTCTAAATGGATTACTGATAAGCAACCATTTACCGTTGCAAATAATCAgtcaattgaagatattcaatGGTCCCGTACAGAATCAACAGTCTTTGCGTCTGCAGGTTGTGATGGATATATAAGGATTTGGGATACCAGATCCAAGAAACATAAGCCTGCTATTTCAGTAAAGGCCTCAAATACAGATGTCAATGTCATTAGTTGGAGTGAAAAATTGGGATACTTACTTGCAAGTGGTGATGATAATGGTACTTGGGGGGTTTGGGATTTAAGGCAATTTTCTCCTGAGAATGCTGGTAGTGTACAACCTGTGGCACAATACGACTTCCATAAAGGTGCTATTACATCAATTAGTTTCAATCCACTAGATGAATCTATTATTGCCGTGGGTTCCGAAGATAATACTGTTACATTATGGGATTTGTCTGTGGAAGCTGATGACGAAGAAATTAAGCAACAAGCTGCTGAGACGAAAGAGTTGCAACAGATTCCTCcacaattattatttgttcaCTGGCAAAAGGAAGTTAAAGATGTTAAATGGCATAAACAAATTCCAGGGTGTTTAGTCAGTACCGGTACTGATGGTCTTAATATATGGAAAACCATTAGTGTTTAA
- the JLP2 gene encoding Jlp2p (ancestral locus Anc_2.400), whose protein sequence is MVYFYESKPTEYSLPYTLVTGKDKFENDLLIKYGYRELNYIWFHADKYSSGHIYLQLHENEKELQDVPPEVVQDCIQLCKSESIQGNKLNQCTIIFTGWHNLRKNKYMNPGEVSFKSMKAVRRIECFARDNKILNRLSKTRVEIFENVEELLHQGKKSRDPNFFTNYIANNRELLIEQEKERRQAKKNKKKIKSQNSDSDFEYTDD, encoded by the coding sequence ATGGTTTACTTCTACGAATCAAAACCAACAGAATATTCTCTTCCATATACCCTTGTAACAGGGAAGGATAAGTTTGAGAACGATTTGCTCATTAAATATGGATATCGAGAATTGAACTACATTTGGTTCCATGCAGACAAATACTCTAGCGGTCACATCTATTTGCAACTACATGAAAACGAGAAAGAACTTCAGGACGTTCCTCCGGAGGTGGTCCAGGATTGTATACAGCTCTGTAAGTCTGAATCTATACAGGGgaataaattgaatcaatGTACTATCATATTCACTGGGTGGCATAACTTgagaaagaataaatacATGAATCCCGGAGAAGTCAGCTTTAAATCCATGAAGGCTGTGAGAAGAATCGAGTGCTTTGCTAGggataataaaatattgaatagaTTAAGCAAGACAAGAGTTGAGATCTTCGAAAACGTGGAAGAGTTGTTACATCAAGGCAAGAAATCAAGGGATCCTAACTTCTTTACTAATTATATTGCCAATAATCGGGAGCTGTTGATAGAACAGGAAAAGGAAAGGAGACAAGccaagaaaaataagaagaaaatcaagTCTCAAAATTCCGACtctgattttgaatatacCGATGATTGA
- the REC114 gene encoding Rec114p (ancestral locus Anc_2.399): MGEVVRVKLYSEYTDAIPAPQGLSTKTVPLQFNKWSHYLSSQKHSIYFSILLQADISQKVRFQVFGNEAKIYQNLVSLMADEFQIVQFSAKCPTLSCKYLLQCAPQSIPIMRRFQLVFDNQNDFFKVVTQLTTFGFKVKTVNVRHQVSNPNQQQKVTSSAFVIPSIPNRIDHHVQNTVMMKPQVTLETENSFQYLDSQINEFQTLPQVDTQYSANVSLQDVSASTTLNNSHEEKKYEVEIETLPTLNDLTVNKEELKDNDKIISSNKENVLKNKEMKISKRFLKEKLKDRNFMRWVDKVEEVLCEMSKNVSS, from the coding sequence ATGGGAGAAGTTGTTAGGGTTAAGTTGTATTCTGAATATACAGACGCAATACCAGCGCCACAGGGATTATCCACAAAGACTGTTCCATtacaatttaataaatggtCCCACTATCTAAGCTCCCAGAAACACAGTATCTATTTTTCTATTTTGTTGCAAGCTGATATTTCCCAGAAGGTTCGATTTCAAGTCTTTGGCAATGAGGCTAAAATCTACCAGAATCTGGTCTCACTGATGGCAGATGAGTTTCAAATAGTTCAGTTCTCTGCCAAATGCCCCACTTTATCATGTAAGTACTTATTACAATGTGCACCTCAATCAATTCCAATTATGAGAAGGTTTCAATTAGTTTTTGACAATCAAAATGACTTCTTTAAGGTAGTAACACAACTTACAACGTTTGGGTTTAAGGTTAAAACTGTTAATGTCCGACATCAAGTAAGTAATCCcaatcaacaacaaaaagTAACATCATCGGCATTCGTTATCCCTTCTATCCCTAATAGAATAGATCATCATGTTCAAAATACAGTTATGATGAAACCCCAAGTTACATTGGAGACAGAAAATAGCttccaatatttggattctCAAATTAATGAGTTCCAAACATTACCTCAAGTTGATACACAATATTCTGCTAATGTTTCATTACAAGATGTTTCTGCTTCAACTACTCTAAACAACTCccatgaagaaaaaaaatatgagGTGGAGATAGAAACATTGCCCACCCTTAATGATTTGACAGTTAATAAGGAAGAGTTAaaagataatgataaaataatttcatcaaataaagaaaatgtcctcaaaaataaagagaTGAAGATATCGAAGAGATTCCTcaaggaaaaattaaaagataGAAATTTTATGAGATGGGTGGACAAAGTGGAAGAGGTGTTATGTGAAATGAGTAAGAATGTGTCGTCTTGA
- the ERG29 gene encoding Erg29p (ancestral locus Anc_2.397), which translates to MSVINSYFYFENKTITWLSHQPYVHQFIHDKISGRITLYLLIVGFIAFIQELYVTIEMSLLQKETYDELNLGKIDEGLKLHRMLVSEEYHSHEYLDEKNNIVIEEFEDYDKFFSKPVHVSTLYVDCNVFKEDRKEPILSKPLKFYIEFSPEDYEEEKRPEFGCSLGLLRNKLYHLFKDSQIYHDLVNQKEEQFTISQSVMIFNKYHEILPTNIDSVQLCFLKMETRDKIECEFHINKKPNV; encoded by the coding sequence ATGAGTGTCATAAACAGCTATTTTTACTTCGAAAATAAAACGATAACATGGTTATCTCATCAACCCTACGTGCATCAATTTATTCATGACAAAATCAGTGGTAGAATAACATTATACTTACTGATTGTCGGCTTCATTGCATTTATTCAGGAGCTTTACGTCACCATTGAGATGAGTCTTTTACAAAAAGAGACTTATGATGAACTAAATCTAGGTAAGATTGACGAGGGTTTAAAATTACATCGAATGCTGGTTAGTGAAGAATATCACAGTCATGAATATttagatgaaaaaaataatattgtcATTGAGGAATTCGAAGATTACGATAAGTTTTTTTCCAAGCCCGTTCATGTTTCTACCTTATATGTGGATTGTaatgttttcaaagaagacaGAAAAGAACCTATTCTTTCGAAACCGTTGAAATTCtatattgaattttctcCAGAAGATtatgaagaggaaaaaagACCAGAATTTGGTTGTTCACTTGGGTTATTGAGGAATAAGCTTTATCATCTGTTTAAGGATTCACAAATTTATCATGATCTAGTTAATCAAAAGGAGGAACAATTCACGATCTCACAAAGTGTAAtgattttcaataaatatcATGAAATACTACCCACAAATATTGACTCCGTACAATTGTGCTTCCTAAAGATGGAAACTAGAGATAAAATAGAGTGTGAGTTTCATATCAACAAGAAACCAAATGTTTAA